Proteins from one Heptranchias perlo isolate sHepPer1 chromosome 42, sHepPer1.hap1, whole genome shotgun sequence genomic window:
- the LOC137306211 gene encoding C-X-C chemokine receptor type 3-2-like isoform X2, with translation MEHSTKQPNDEVTTDYTEYDYDTYIPDFSKAQPCRPIVVENFVRIFVPVLYSLVLQLGVSGNVMVILVIGRYKRARRTVTDTFILHLAIADLLLVFTLPFWAVESVNGWVFGTVMCKLIGAIFALNLYGSILFLVCISFDRYLAIVHAVHMYKKRKPVYIHVTCLFVWVFCLLLAVIDLIFREEYSSSYLNLTICTYMFNPESAVAWKVTIQIAHHVVGFFLPMGTMLYCYCMIFKTLCHAQMFEKQKTLKLIIAIVIVFIACWLPYNAVIFVDTLQSLGAIETYCSMLNILDISRTITQSLGLIHCCLNPLLYAFIGVKFRHEMVRVLVGIGCWKRTVSVNRRTARNKRASSAISDSETSTSYSMMW, from the coding sequence GACTACACCGAATATGATTATGACACTTATATTCCTGATTTCAGTAAGGCCCAACCTTGCAGACCTATTGTTGTGGAGAACTTTGTCCGGATCTTTGTACCTGTTCTGTACTCCCTTGTCCTCCAGTTGGGGGTTTCAGGCAACGTGATGGTGATCCTTGTCATTGGTCGCTACAAGAGAGCTCGGAGAACTGTCACCGACACCTTCATCCTCCACTTGGCCATTGCGGACTTGCTCTTGGTTTTCACCCTCCCATTCTGGGCCGTGGAGTCGGTCAACGGCTGGGTCTTTGGTACCGTGATGTGCAAGTTGATTGGCGCCATCTTCGCCCTCAACCTGtacggcagcatcctcttcctggTCTGCATCAGCTTCGACCGGTACCTGGCCATCGTGCACGCCGTCCACATGTACAAGAAACGCAAACCCGTCTACATACACGTCACCTGCCTCTTCGTGTGGGTCTTCTGCCTCCTCCTGGCGGTCATTGACCTCATCTTCCGCGAGGAGTACAGCTCATCCTACCTTAATCTGACGATCTGCACCTACATGTTCAACCCGGAAAGCGCAGTGGCGTGGAAGGTCACCATTCAAATAGCTCATCACGTAGTTGGGTTCTTTTTGCCGATGGGCACCATGCTGTATTGCTACTGCATGATATTCAAAACTCTATGTCACGCCCAAATGTTTGAGAAGCAGAAGACTCTGAAGCTCATCATAGCCATTGTCATCGTCTTCATCGCTTGCTGGCTCCCTTACAACGCGGTGATTTTCGTCGACACCCTCCAGTCGCTGGGCGCGATCGAGACGTATTGCTCCATGCTGAACATCCTGGACATCAGTCGGACCATAACTCAGAGCCTGGGGCTCATCCACTGCTGCTTAAACCCGCTCCTCTACGCTTTCATCGGGGTCAAGTTCCGACACGAGATGGTGAGGGTCCTGGTGGGCATCGGCTGCTGGAAGAGGACGGTGTCGGTTAATCGCCGCACCGCGAGAAATAAGCGGGCGTCCTCTGCCATCTCAGACTCCGAGACTTCAACCTCCTACTCGATGATGTGGTGA
- the LOC137306211 gene encoding C-X-C chemokine receptor type 3-2-like isoform X3: protein MEHSTKQPNDEDYTEYDYDTYIPDFSKAQPCRPIVVENFVRIFVPVLYSLVLQLGVSGNVMVILVIGRYKRARRTVTDTFILHLAIADLLLVFTLPFWAVESVNGWVFGTVMCKLIGAIFALNLYGSILFLVCISFDRYLAIVHAVHMYKKRKPVYIHVTCLFVWVFCLLLAVIDLIFREEYSSSYLNLTICTYMFNPESAVAWKVTIQIAHHVVGFFLPMGTMLYCYCMIFKTLCHAQMFEKQKTLKLIIAIVIVFIACWLPYNAVIFVDTLQSLGAIETYCSMLNILDISRTITQSLGLIHCCLNPLLYAFIGVKFRHEMVRVLVGIGCWKRTVSVNRRTARNKRASSAISDSETSTSYSMMW, encoded by the coding sequence GACTACACCGAATATGATTATGACACTTATATTCCTGATTTCAGTAAGGCCCAACCTTGCAGACCTATTGTTGTGGAGAACTTTGTCCGGATCTTTGTACCTGTTCTGTACTCCCTTGTCCTCCAGTTGGGGGTTTCAGGCAACGTGATGGTGATCCTTGTCATTGGTCGCTACAAGAGAGCTCGGAGAACTGTCACCGACACCTTCATCCTCCACTTGGCCATTGCGGACTTGCTCTTGGTTTTCACCCTCCCATTCTGGGCCGTGGAGTCGGTCAACGGCTGGGTCTTTGGTACCGTGATGTGCAAGTTGATTGGCGCCATCTTCGCCCTCAACCTGtacggcagcatcctcttcctggTCTGCATCAGCTTCGACCGGTACCTGGCCATCGTGCACGCCGTCCACATGTACAAGAAACGCAAACCCGTCTACATACACGTCACCTGCCTCTTCGTGTGGGTCTTCTGCCTCCTCCTGGCGGTCATTGACCTCATCTTCCGCGAGGAGTACAGCTCATCCTACCTTAATCTGACGATCTGCACCTACATGTTCAACCCGGAAAGCGCAGTGGCGTGGAAGGTCACCATTCAAATAGCTCATCACGTAGTTGGGTTCTTTTTGCCGATGGGCACCATGCTGTATTGCTACTGCATGATATTCAAAACTCTATGTCACGCCCAAATGTTTGAGAAGCAGAAGACTCTGAAGCTCATCATAGCCATTGTCATCGTCTTCATCGCTTGCTGGCTCCCTTACAACGCGGTGATTTTCGTCGACACCCTCCAGTCGCTGGGCGCGATCGAGACGTATTGCTCCATGCTGAACATCCTGGACATCAGTCGGACCATAACTCAGAGCCTGGGGCTCATCCACTGCTGCTTAAACCCGCTCCTCTACGCTTTCATCGGGGTCAAGTTCCGACACGAGATGGTGAGGGTCCTGGTGGGCATCGGCTGCTGGAAGAGGACGGTGTCGGTTAATCGCCGCACCGCGAGAAATAAGCGGGCGTCCTCTGCCATCTCAGACTCCGAGACTTCAACCTCCTACTCGATGATGTGGTGA
- the LOC137306211 gene encoding C-X-C chemokine receptor type 3-2-like isoform X1 yields the protein MCPGTPSTPYQRTASNFQDYTEYDYDTYIPDFSKAQPCRPIVVENFVRIFVPVLYSLVLQLGVSGNVMVILVIGRYKRARRTVTDTFILHLAIADLLLVFTLPFWAVESVNGWVFGTVMCKLIGAIFALNLYGSILFLVCISFDRYLAIVHAVHMYKKRKPVYIHVTCLFVWVFCLLLAVIDLIFREEYSSSYLNLTICTYMFNPESAVAWKVTIQIAHHVVGFFLPMGTMLYCYCMIFKTLCHAQMFEKQKTLKLIIAIVIVFIACWLPYNAVIFVDTLQSLGAIETYCSMLNILDISRTITQSLGLIHCCLNPLLYAFIGVKFRHEMVRVLVGIGCWKRTVSVNRRTARNKRASSAISDSETSTSYSMMW from the coding sequence GACTACACCGAATATGATTATGACACTTATATTCCTGATTTCAGTAAGGCCCAACCTTGCAGACCTATTGTTGTGGAGAACTTTGTCCGGATCTTTGTACCTGTTCTGTACTCCCTTGTCCTCCAGTTGGGGGTTTCAGGCAACGTGATGGTGATCCTTGTCATTGGTCGCTACAAGAGAGCTCGGAGAACTGTCACCGACACCTTCATCCTCCACTTGGCCATTGCGGACTTGCTCTTGGTTTTCACCCTCCCATTCTGGGCCGTGGAGTCGGTCAACGGCTGGGTCTTTGGTACCGTGATGTGCAAGTTGATTGGCGCCATCTTCGCCCTCAACCTGtacggcagcatcctcttcctggTCTGCATCAGCTTCGACCGGTACCTGGCCATCGTGCACGCCGTCCACATGTACAAGAAACGCAAACCCGTCTACATACACGTCACCTGCCTCTTCGTGTGGGTCTTCTGCCTCCTCCTGGCGGTCATTGACCTCATCTTCCGCGAGGAGTACAGCTCATCCTACCTTAATCTGACGATCTGCACCTACATGTTCAACCCGGAAAGCGCAGTGGCGTGGAAGGTCACCATTCAAATAGCTCATCACGTAGTTGGGTTCTTTTTGCCGATGGGCACCATGCTGTATTGCTACTGCATGATATTCAAAACTCTATGTCACGCCCAAATGTTTGAGAAGCAGAAGACTCTGAAGCTCATCATAGCCATTGTCATCGTCTTCATCGCTTGCTGGCTCCCTTACAACGCGGTGATTTTCGTCGACACCCTCCAGTCGCTGGGCGCGATCGAGACGTATTGCTCCATGCTGAACATCCTGGACATCAGTCGGACCATAACTCAGAGCCTGGGGCTCATCCACTGCTGCTTAAACCCGCTCCTCTACGCTTTCATCGGGGTCAAGTTCCGACACGAGATGGTGAGGGTCCTGGTGGGCATCGGCTGCTGGAAGAGGACGGTGTCGGTTAATCGCCGCACCGCGAGAAATAAGCGGGCGTCCTCTGCCATCTCAGACTCCGAGACTTCAACCTCCTACTCGATGATGTGGTGA
- the LOC137306211 gene encoding C-X-C chemokine receptor type 3-2-like isoform X5, translating into MMSKAQPCRPIVVENFVRIFVPVLYSLVLQLGVSGNVMVILVIGRYKRARRTVTDTFILHLAIADLLLVFTLPFWAVESVNGWVFGTVMCKLIGAIFALNLYGSILFLVCISFDRYLAIVHAVHMYKKRKPVYIHVTCLFVWVFCLLLAVIDLIFREEYSSSYLNLTICTYMFNPESAVAWKVTIQIAHHVVGFFLPMGTMLYCYCMIFKTLCHAQMFEKQKTLKLIIAIVIVFIACWLPYNAVIFVDTLQSLGAIETYCSMLNILDISRTITQSLGLIHCCLNPLLYAFIGVKFRHEMVRVLVGIGCWKRTVSVNRRTARNKRASSAISDSETSTSYSMMW; encoded by the coding sequence TAAGGCCCAACCTTGCAGACCTATTGTTGTGGAGAACTTTGTCCGGATCTTTGTACCTGTTCTGTACTCCCTTGTCCTCCAGTTGGGGGTTTCAGGCAACGTGATGGTGATCCTTGTCATTGGTCGCTACAAGAGAGCTCGGAGAACTGTCACCGACACCTTCATCCTCCACTTGGCCATTGCGGACTTGCTCTTGGTTTTCACCCTCCCATTCTGGGCCGTGGAGTCGGTCAACGGCTGGGTCTTTGGTACCGTGATGTGCAAGTTGATTGGCGCCATCTTCGCCCTCAACCTGtacggcagcatcctcttcctggTCTGCATCAGCTTCGACCGGTACCTGGCCATCGTGCACGCCGTCCACATGTACAAGAAACGCAAACCCGTCTACATACACGTCACCTGCCTCTTCGTGTGGGTCTTCTGCCTCCTCCTGGCGGTCATTGACCTCATCTTCCGCGAGGAGTACAGCTCATCCTACCTTAATCTGACGATCTGCACCTACATGTTCAACCCGGAAAGCGCAGTGGCGTGGAAGGTCACCATTCAAATAGCTCATCACGTAGTTGGGTTCTTTTTGCCGATGGGCACCATGCTGTATTGCTACTGCATGATATTCAAAACTCTATGTCACGCCCAAATGTTTGAGAAGCAGAAGACTCTGAAGCTCATCATAGCCATTGTCATCGTCTTCATCGCTTGCTGGCTCCCTTACAACGCGGTGATTTTCGTCGACACCCTCCAGTCGCTGGGCGCGATCGAGACGTATTGCTCCATGCTGAACATCCTGGACATCAGTCGGACCATAACTCAGAGCCTGGGGCTCATCCACTGCTGCTTAAACCCGCTCCTCTACGCTTTCATCGGGGTCAAGTTCCGACACGAGATGGTGAGGGTCCTGGTGGGCATCGGCTGCTGGAAGAGGACGGTGTCGGTTAATCGCCGCACCGCGAGAAATAAGCGGGCGTCCTCTGCCATCTCAGACTCCGAGACTTCAACCTCCTACTCGATGATGTGGTGA
- the LOC137306211 gene encoding C-X-C chemokine receptor type 3-2-like isoform X6, which produces MVILVIGRYKRARRTVTDTFILHLAIADLLLVFTLPFWAVESVNGWVFGTVMCKLIGAIFALNLYGSILFLVCISFDRYLAIVHAVHMYKKRKPVYIHVTCLFVWVFCLLLAVIDLIFREEYSSSYLNLTICTYMFNPESAVAWKVTIQIAHHVVGFFLPMGTMLYCYCMIFKTLCHAQMFEKQKTLKLIIAIVIVFIACWLPYNAVIFVDTLQSLGAIETYCSMLNILDISRTITQSLGLIHCCLNPLLYAFIGVKFRHEMVRVLVGIGCWKRTVSVNRRTARNKRASSAISDSETSTSYSMMW; this is translated from the coding sequence ATGGTGATCCTTGTCATTGGTCGCTACAAGAGAGCTCGGAGAACTGTCACCGACACCTTCATCCTCCACTTGGCCATTGCGGACTTGCTCTTGGTTTTCACCCTCCCATTCTGGGCCGTGGAGTCGGTCAACGGCTGGGTCTTTGGTACCGTGATGTGCAAGTTGATTGGCGCCATCTTCGCCCTCAACCTGtacggcagcatcctcttcctggTCTGCATCAGCTTCGACCGGTACCTGGCCATCGTGCACGCCGTCCACATGTACAAGAAACGCAAACCCGTCTACATACACGTCACCTGCCTCTTCGTGTGGGTCTTCTGCCTCCTCCTGGCGGTCATTGACCTCATCTTCCGCGAGGAGTACAGCTCATCCTACCTTAATCTGACGATCTGCACCTACATGTTCAACCCGGAAAGCGCAGTGGCGTGGAAGGTCACCATTCAAATAGCTCATCACGTAGTTGGGTTCTTTTTGCCGATGGGCACCATGCTGTATTGCTACTGCATGATATTCAAAACTCTATGTCACGCCCAAATGTTTGAGAAGCAGAAGACTCTGAAGCTCATCATAGCCATTGTCATCGTCTTCATCGCTTGCTGGCTCCCTTACAACGCGGTGATTTTCGTCGACACCCTCCAGTCGCTGGGCGCGATCGAGACGTATTGCTCCATGCTGAACATCCTGGACATCAGTCGGACCATAACTCAGAGCCTGGGGCTCATCCACTGCTGCTTAAACCCGCTCCTCTACGCTTTCATCGGGGTCAAGTTCCGACACGAGATGGTGAGGGTCCTGGTGGGCATCGGCTGCTGGAAGAGGACGGTGTCGGTTAATCGCCGCACCGCGAGAAATAAGCGGGCGTCCTCTGCCATCTCAGACTCCGAGACTTCAACCTCCTACTCGATGATGTGGTGA
- the LOC137306211 gene encoding C-X-C chemokine receptor type 3-2-like isoform X4: MEHSTKQPNDEVTTEDYYDTWPGNLMIAQPCKPIMIGHFNSLFIPIVYSIVLLLGAFGNGMLIFIIGRYKQSRTITDTFILHLAIADLLLVFTLPFWMVEAVKGWVFGNAMCKIMGGVFALNLYGSILFLVCISFDRYLTIVHAVHMYKKRKPVYVHATCLFVWVFCVLLAVIELIFREVYKPSYSGMKACTYSFSLESAEQWKLALRMVHHVIGFFLPVVTMLHCYCMIFKTLWHANMFEKQKTLKVIVAIVIAFIACWFPYNAVIFVDTLQSLGAIETHCSMLNTLDISWTITQSLGLIHCCLNPLLYAFIGVKFRHEMAKVLAQFSCFKPTLIVSRQSSRGKGSSSCP; encoded by the coding sequence GAGGACTATTATGATACATGGCCAGGTAACTTGATGATCGCCCAGCCTTGCAAACCGATAATGATCGGACATTTCAACAGCCTTTTCATCCCGATTGTCTACTCCATTGTCCTGCTACTGGGGGCTTTCGGGAATGGCATGTTGATCTTCATTATTGGCCGCTACAAACAATCGAGGACCATCACCGACACCTTCATTCTCCACTTGGCCATCGCTGATCTCCTTCTGGTCTTCACTCTCCCGTTCTGGATGGTGGAGGCTGTCAAAGGTTGGGTGTTTGGGAACGCGATGTGCAAAATAATGGGGGGTGTCTTCGCCCTCAACCTGtacggcagcatcctcttcctggTCTGCATCAGCTTCGACCGGTACCTCACCATCGTGCACGCCGTCCACATGTACAAGAAACGCAAGCCTGTCTACGTACACGCCACCTGCCTCTTCGTGTGGGTCTTCTGCGTTCTCCTGGCGGTCATTGAGCTCATCTTCCGCGAAGTCTACAAGCCCAGCTATTCGGGCATGAAAGCCTGCACCTACTCCTTCAGCCTGGAGAGCGCAGAGCAATGGAAGCTTGCCCTGCGCATGGTTCACCACGTCATTGGGTTCTTCCTCCCAGTGGTGACCATGCTGCACTGCTACTGTATGATATTCAAGACACTCTGGCACGCCAACATGTTTGAGAAGCAGAAGACGCTGAAGGTTATCGTGGCCATTGTCATTGCCTTCATCGCTTGTTGGTTCCCTTACAACGCGGTGATTTTCGTCGACACCCTCCAGTCGCTGGGCGCGATTGAGACCCATTGCTCCATGCTGAACACCCTGGACATTAGTTGGACCATAACCCAGAGCCTGGGGCTCATCCACTGCTGCTTAAACCCGCTCCTCTACGCTTTTATCGGGGTCAAGTTCCGACACGAGATGGCGAAGGTCCTGGCTCAGTTCAGCTGCTTCAAGCCGACGCTCATCGTGAGTCGGCAGAGCAGCAGAGGCAAGGGGTCCTCCTCCTGTCCTTAA